The following proteins are co-located in the Bathymodiolus thermophilus thioautotrophic gill symbiont genome:
- a CDS encoding GFA family protein, with the protein MCHCSECRRVQGTAFATNGNVESKNFKFLSGENNLTEFRENDNKSRFFCQSCGSPIMAQLKNNPDYTRIRLGLITNEIEEAIEKHIFVDSKANWDVICDDIPQHKEW; encoded by the coding sequence ATGTGTCATTGTAGCGAATGTCGCCGTGTACAGGGCACGGCATTTGCCACGAATGGCAATGTGGAGAGTAAGAATTTTAAGTTTTTAAGTGGGGAAAATAATTTGACTGAATTTAGAGAGAATGACAATAAGAGTCGCTTTTTTTGTCAATCTTGCGGTTCGCCGATTATGGCACAACTTAAAAACAATCCAGATTACACAAGGATTAGATTAGGTTTGATTACCAATGAGATTGAAGAAGCAATTGAGAAGCATATTTTTGTTGATTCAAAAGCGAATTGGGATGTGATTTGTGATGACATTCCCCAACACAAGGAGTGGTAA
- a CDS encoding cadherin repeat domain-containing protein, with the protein MTVFNRFIVSTCLLMLSAQAFSTPALVITSASTLVVNEATNIYHTLTANNANATFSIIESNHLFSLSGNNNATLNFRGVETDFDKGIKSYVVKVKASTGTTIARNAEQTITITIIDVNDETPTDITISDNKVKESDYWIVSIDPEKSVHDIDHFLVGNFGAIDADANDTFHYSLTEDAGVFLIYGTELRAVSLIDYETSESKNIKIVVKVTDGAGHTFSKEFIIDIINDNDTPPTNLVLNTYTIMAGTLANTQIATASAYDPDSEILEYYIITGIEGNGRNDDFASFAMTKDGKFSITEDAISSGDPENPKIYKVIIVVKDGIHEQFEYLRLPVISYLSITSSNIFTADEGVSTNYTLTANDIAATFSIEDDSSGLFSLSGSHNQILSFNATNLSFENNTNSYTVKVKASAGTRNTEQTITFSLSDVNEAPTDIALSSVTVIENTTTVGTLTNTDDALGTETYSLISGFGDNASFSITGATLSLNAVADYESKTSYSIKVRATDGNLFFDKAFTIAITDVNDTAPNNIVLSATIINNGTKSGTIIALLSATDVDTVGTLTYTLSGDDASSFSINGNQLKMAQDVTYSTKSNYSINITANDGINTSAVTAFTLNVAAANLNPANITNTNVVRDEGSALTALTITATNEPNDQTLTYEISGTDAGLFNLNGNIVTFKTAPDYEAPSDNDSNNIYDLVLKVNDTVSTTLKAITITVENVIKGDLTIADQSRAVKENSSVNVAVGTPLVTTGEVTTFTIDAGNSDGFFTINNTGQIQVAKIGLDYETKKSYLLTVKISNSSAEYKTAKITITINDINDVAPTNIDLTRKNIASNATAGAIVGTLSATDTDTDDNSLTYYVDDATNFEIMGNQLKIKVDATAITFPATITITVSDNAFPPTKDFTITKTTIESDIVPVINQFIVTQGENNGRIISKAGGTVAINALVTAETYNWSSSDIADTSNDTIFSFDPSSIDTGILTIKLKAETNNHLSERVLKLKLIAGNINSENNDNDSDGIPDNKDTNAESNKIRAGEGKTITSSADTKILLGTMGEDSGQLTPDQIRQYLVANNLTNNANDTLTTGDIYDYVVEGLSAVGDSTQVTIELTTAIPKDAELRKYSLTSGWSNFVVNGNNVQSKISTGNACTDDSATWQTGLITNATCLKLTIKDGGANDTDSDQANGVVESTVSIATPIVIDDNGGNNDDSSSSSGGGCVYNPNAPARFDMGFILLMTLGTYYLIRRRRRFIR; encoded by the coding sequence GTGACTGTTTTTAATCGATTTATCGTTAGTACTTGTTTACTAATGCTTAGTGCTCAAGCTTTCTCAACTCCAGCCCTTGTCATTACCTCTGCCAGCACCTTGGTTGTAAACGAAGCTACAAATATATACCACACTCTAACCGCCAATAATGCCAATGCTACTTTCAGTATTATTGAAAGTAATCACTTGTTCAGTCTCAGTGGCAATAACAATGCAACCCTAAATTTCAGAGGTGTTGAAACTGACTTTGATAAGGGTATTAAGTCTTATGTTGTCAAAGTTAAAGCCAGTACTGGCACTACCATCGCCAGAAATGCCGAGCAGACCATTACCATTACCATTATTGATGTCAATGACGAAACGCCTACCGACATCACCATTTCGGATAATAAGGTCAAAGAATCTGATTATTGGATTGTTTCCATTGATCCCGAAAAATCTGTACATGACATTGACCATTTCTTAGTGGGAAACTTCGGTGCAATTGATGCTGATGCGAATGATACTTTTCATTATTCTTTAACAGAAGACGCAGGTGTATTTTTAATTTATGGGACAGAGTTGAGAGCTGTTAGCCTTATTGATTATGAAACTTCTGAGAGTAAAAACATAAAAATTGTGGTTAAAGTAACAGATGGCGCTGGACATACTTTTTCAAAAGAATTTATCATTGACATTATTAATGATAACGACACCCCTCCAACAAACCTTGTGCTTAACACTTACACTATCATGGCTGGCACGCTTGCCAATACACAAATTGCCACAGCCAGTGCCTACGATCCAGATAGCGAAATACTAGAATACTACATAATAACCGGCATAGAGGGAAACGGTCGTAATGATGATTTTGCGAGCTTTGCAATGACCAAAGACGGTAAATTCAGCATCACGGAAGACGCTATTTCTAGTGGCGATCCAGAAAATCCTAAAATATACAAAGTGATTATAGTTGTAAAGGATGGAATTCATGAGCAATTTGAGTATCTCAGATTACCTGTGATATCTTATCTTTCTATTACATCCAGTAACATTTTTACTGCTGACGAAGGTGTAAGCACTAATTACACTTTAACTGCTAATGACATTGCTGCCACTTTCAGTATTGAAGACGATAGCAGTGGCTTATTCAGTCTTAGTGGCTCCCATAACCAAATCCTAAGTTTTAACGCCACTAACCTTAGTTTTGAAAATAACACTAATTCTTATACCGTCAAGGTTAAAGCCAGCGCTGGCACTAGAAACACCGAACAAACCATCACCTTTAGCCTCTCCGATGTCAACGAAGCCCCTACCGATATCGCACTTTCCAGTGTTACCGTGATAGAAAACACTACCACCGTCGGTACACTAACCAATACTGATGACGCACTAGGCACAGAGACTTATTCATTAATTTCAGGTTTTGGTGATAATGCCAGTTTCAGCATTACTGGCGCAACACTGTCTTTAAACGCAGTAGCAGATTATGAAAGCAAAACCTCATACAGTATTAAAGTGCGAGCCACAGACGGTAACTTATTTTTTGACAAGGCATTCACCATTGCCATTACCGATGTCAATGACACTGCCCCTAACAACATAGTCCTAAGCGCTACTATTATCAATAACGGCACAAAAAGCGGCACTATAATTGCTTTGCTTTCTGCCACCGATGTAGATACCGTTGGTACATTGACTTACACTCTCAGTGGCGATGATGCATCTAGTTTCAGCATTAACGGCAATCAATTAAAAATGGCACAAGATGTTACTTATTCCACTAAATCTAATTACAGCATTAACATAACGGCTAACGATGGCATAAATACTTCTGCCGTTACAGCGTTCACCCTTAATGTTGCTGCCGCTAACTTAAACCCCGCTAACATTACCAATACCAATGTGGTGCGTGATGAAGGTAGCGCCCTTACCGCCCTCACTATCACTGCCACCAATGAGCCTAACGATCAAACCTTGACTTATGAAATCTCAGGCACAGACGCAGGACTTTTTAATCTAAATGGCAACATCGTTACCTTTAAAACTGCTCCCGACTACGAGGCACCAAGTGACAATGACAGTAACAACATCTACGATCTTGTGTTAAAAGTCAACGACACAGTTTCTACCACCTTGAAGGCTATTACCATTACTGTGGAAAATGTCATAAAAGGCGATTTAACTATTGCTGACCAAAGCCGAGCTGTTAAAGAAAACTCATCTGTCAATGTCGCAGTCGGCACTCCCCTGGTAACCACAGGAGAAGTAACAACCTTTACCATTGACGCTGGTAATAGTGATGGCTTCTTCACAATCAACAACACAGGGCAAATCCAAGTAGCAAAGATAGGTCTAGACTATGAAACTAAAAAATCCTACCTCCTTACAGTCAAAATTAGCAATAGTAGCGCAGAATATAAAACCGCCAAAATCACCATCACCATTAATGACATTAATGATGTCGCTCCCACTAATATTGACCTAACCAGGAAAAACATCGCATCCAATGCAACTGCTGGTGCAATCGTAGGCACCTTGTCTGCAACTGATACAGATACAGACGATAACAGTTTGACCTACTATGTGGATGATGCCACCAATTTTGAAATTATGGGCAATCAGCTAAAAATCAAAGTTGATGCTACTGCAATCACATTCCCAGCCACCATTACTATTACCGTCAGCGACAACGCCTTTCCCCCTACAAAAGACTTTACCATTACCAAAACCACCATTGAGTCTGACATTGTTCCAGTGATTAATCAATTCATCGTAACCCAAGGTGAAAATAACGGTCGGATAATTAGTAAAGCCGGTGGAACAGTTGCCATTAATGCCTTAGTAACAGCAGAAACTTATAATTGGAGTAGTTCTGATATCGCTGACACAAGTAACGATACAATTTTCTCTTTTGACCCCAGTAGCATAGACACCGGTATTCTGACAATTAAATTAAAGGCTGAGACCAACAACCATTTATCAGAAAGAGTTTTAAAACTTAAACTGATTGCTGGAAATATCAACAGCGAGAACAATGACAATGACAGTGATGGCATTCCCGACAACAAAGACACCAATGCTGAAAGTAATAAAATCCGAGCAGGTGAGGGTAAAACCATCACCAGTTCAGCAGACACTAAAATATTGCTAGGTACCATGGGTGAAGATTCCGGGCAATTAACCCCTGATCAAATAAGGCAATATCTAGTAGCCAATAATTTGACTAATAACGCCAACGATACATTGACCACTGGCGATATCTATGACTATGTAGTTGAAGGCTTAAGCGCCGTTGGCGACTCCACTCAAGTAACTATCGAACTCACTACCGCAATCCCTAAGGATGCAGAGTTGCGTAAATATTCATTAACAAGTGGTTGGAGTAATTTTGTGGTTAATGGCAACAATGTGCAATCTAAAATAAGCACAGGCAATGCTTGTACCGATGATAGCGCTACTTGGCAAACTGGATTGATCACAAATGCAACTTGTCTTAAATTAACCATCAAAGACGGCGGTGCAAACGATACCGATAGCGATCAGGCCAACGGCGTGGTTGAAAGTACCGTTTCAATAGCAACGCCTATTGTCATTGATGACAATGGCGGTAATAACGATGATAGCAGTAGCAGTAGTGGCGGTGGTTGTGTTTATAATCCTAATGCCCCTGCTAGATTTGATATGGGCTTTATCCTATTGATGACATTAGGCACTTATTATTTAATTA
- the pyrF gene encoding orotidine-5'-phosphate decarboxylase, whose product MKNIKIEDRLIFALDVPEVGQAKDLVNQLDDSVTFYKIGMEMLMTGQYFQLMDWLIAKDKKVFVDLKFFDVPETVGRTIKRLSQYGATFATIHGNQALMEKAAENKGDLKILAVTALTSLDRGDLDDLGFKCDVQDLVISRAKRAFEAGCDGVVSSGLEVPFLREYVDNKLIAVTPGIRPVANDDDQKRVVDVATAFKSGSDYIVVGRPIKNANNPYQAASEIQNIIKTCF is encoded by the coding sequence ATGAAAAATATTAAGATTGAAGACCGGTTAATTTTTGCCTTAGATGTGCCAGAAGTAGGGCAAGCCAAAGATTTGGTTAACCAACTTGACGATAGTGTTACCTTTTATAAAATCGGCATGGAAATGTTAATGACAGGGCAATATTTTCAACTAATGGACTGGCTAATCGCCAAAGACAAAAAAGTATTTGTTGATTTAAAGTTTTTTGATGTGCCAGAAACAGTCGGCAGAACGATTAAACGACTAAGCCAATATGGCGCCACTTTTGCCACCATCCACGGCAATCAAGCGCTAATGGAAAAAGCCGCCGAAAACAAAGGCGACCTTAAAATCCTAGCAGTAACTGCACTCACTAGCCTAGACAGAGGAGATTTGGATGATTTAGGCTTTAAATGCGATGTGCAAGATTTGGTTATTTCTCGTGCTAAACGCGCCTTTGAGGCAGGATGTGATGGCGTCGTGTCCTCAGGTTTGGAAGTCCCATTTTTGCGTGAATATGTTGACAACAAACTGATTGCCGTAACCCCCGGCATTCGTCCCGTAGCCAATGATGATGACCAAAAACGCGTCGTTGATGTGGCAACAGCATTTAAATCTGGATCGGATTATATTGTTGTCGGCCGCCCCATTAAAAATGCCAACAATCCTTATCAAGCTGCCAGTGAAATTCAAAATATTATTAAAACTTGTTTCTAA
- the aroC gene encoding chorismate synthase → MSGNSIGKLFTMTTAGESHGEALVGIVDGCPPGMALNEADLQGDLDLRKPGTSRHTTQRREADLVKILSGTFEGKTTGTPIALIIQNTDHRSKDYSNIAHSFRPGHADYTYQQKYGIRDYRGGGRSSARETAMRVACGGIAKKYLKQAFGIEIKGYLAQLGAIKIETLDWKEVHNNPFFCPDASKVSELEDYMDALRKSGDSIGARINVVATNMPVGLGEPIFDRLEADVAHSMMSINAVKGVEIGAGFGVVTQKGTEHRDTITAQGFESNNAGGTLGGISSGQDLLVSIALKPTSSLRLPIDSIDKDGVSMEVITKGRHDPCVGIRATPIAEAMLAITLMDHVMRHRAQNAEVESSTPVVPASK, encoded by the coding sequence ATGAGTGGTAATAGTATCGGTAAATTATTCACAATGACCACTGCTGGCGAATCGCATGGGGAGGCATTGGTTGGTATTGTGGATGGTTGCCCTCCAGGAATGGCGCTAAATGAGGCGGATTTACAAGGCGATTTAGACCTAAGAAAACCCGGCACTTCTCGCCACACAACGCAACGCCGTGAAGCGGATTTGGTTAAAATTTTATCAGGCACTTTTGAGGGTAAAACCACAGGTACGCCGATTGCGCTCATTATCCAAAATACCGATCATCGCTCTAAAGACTATAGCAATATCGCCCATTCGTTTCGCCCAGGGCATGCGGATTACACTTATCAACAAAAATATGGTATTCGTGATTATCGTGGCGGTGGTCGCTCTAGTGCTAGAGAGACGGCGATGCGGGTTGCGTGTGGTGGCATTGCTAAGAAATATTTAAAACAAGCGTTCGGTATTGAAATTAAAGGCTATCTTGCGCAATTGGGTGCCATTAAAATCGAGACACTAGACTGGAAAGAGGTGCATAACAATCCTTTCTTTTGCCCTGATGCGAGCAAAGTATCGGAACTTGAAGACTACATGGATGCTTTGAGAAAATCAGGTGATTCTATTGGCGCACGCATCAATGTTGTTGCGACAAATATGCCTGTGGGATTGGGTGAGCCTATTTTTGATAGATTAGAGGCGGATGTAGCGCATTCAATGATGAGTATTAATGCGGTTAAAGGTGTGGAGATTGGTGCTGGGTTTGGTGTTGTTACTCAAAAAGGTACAGAACATCGTGATACCATTACTGCCCAAGGTTTTGAATCTAATAATGCAGGTGGTACACTGGGTGGTATTAGTTCTGGGCAGGATTTATTGGTATCCATTGCACTCAAGCCAACCTCAAGTTTACGGCTGCCAATTGACAGTATTGACAAAGATGGGGTGTCAATGGAAGTTATTACCAAAGGACGGCACGATCCCTGCGTGGGTATTCGTGCAACGCCAATTGCTGAGGCAATGTTGGCAATTACACTGATGGATCATGTGATGCGTCATCGTGCGCAAAATGCAGAGGTTGAGTCATCTACGCCTGTTGTACCTGCAAGCAAATAA
- a CDS encoding beta strand repeat-containing protein, with the protein MNTFNRFIVTPFCLLVLSIQALAIDFTQATKDTNYIISDTQDTIRVTFDGYALSYLDISDTVYFDENNNILITSVLDQTGVDAAVISTMKFENFEYTTATHKVWDLIIDYWTLKKMREHGGKRFTLQTYDGGAVAGASINGALSDDMPQRTLNLCWEDCGVLAITSTNTLSINEGVGNTTHTLIASDTAATFSIIENTSGFFSLSGTNNATLTFNGTTTDYEVTKSYAVKIKATTGNGNAENAEQIITVNLVDVNDNAPTEISLTGDIYLYTGIIEDNKRKVYDKASSGTVATLTTADVDTNNTFTYTLIDNEKNTFKISEDGTKLELNGVDVDYETNIDKSLSFSIKVNDGNHEFIQSFKLEIKDMDDNSPSNILINTTDIANNTSAGMQVAYFSAVDVDTVGTHIFTLYDLNDNDGADADNNKFTLSTDGKLSIKETVNFATQAQYKLSISVEDGIGRVTRNFTLNVIKGLAITSPAIATVIENTDKVITLTSNKSNTTFAITGGTDQTKFTLNGTQLTFTATDFEARADDNTYEVEITASKTGETNAAQTLIVTVTDLNDETPSNIDFVGSSNITEDTATGAELGTLSTTDADTGDTFTYTLENNSAAYFAIDGNKLKLAKTVDYESTKTLNITVKVTDGNNHSFSKTFDFAITDANDIAPSNIQLSTTIIADNTTTGTTIATITATDTDTTGETIVYTLGGTDANSFSINGSQLKMAQNVVFATKSNYSISITASDGVNTSVAANFTLSVKQDFAITSSATATAIENTDKTINLVANRIGTSFAITDGADKAKFTLNGTTLTFAATDFEARADNTYEVEITASKIGENDTTQTLIVTVTDLNDETPSNIDFAGSSNITENTATGAELGTLSTTDADTGDTFTYTLENNSAAYFAIDGNKLKLAKTVDYESTKTLNITVKVTDGNNHSLSKTFDFAITDANDIAPSNIQLSATTIADSTTTGTTIAIITATDTDTTGETMVYTLGGTDANSFSINGSQLKMAQNVVFATKSNYSISITASDGVNTSVAMNFTLSVNQDFAITSSATATATEETDKIINLTANRIGATFNIIGGADKAKFTLNGATLTFVATDFEARADDNTYEVEITASKTGEDNAIQTIIVTLNNIFENTIAINDQALSVDENASIDDNIGTLVTTGTVTAFTISTGNDDGFFKINNTGRIQVARTDLDYETKQSYTLTVKIEGDDAKDETAQITITINNLLENTLAIADQTRSVEESAITDTNIGAPLITTGTITTFSITAGNDKNFFKIDNIGQIQVAKTGLDYETKQSYTLTVKIEDADAEDKTAQINIEITDVDDIAPTNIILTHNNITLNAPIGTIIGTLSATDIDTDIDTKDLTYSVVNNTNFEITGNQLKVKTTPSTVATLNLNITASDGTNTSTPQAFTIAVVDNSTPIIKQFIVTQDGNNGRLISKNGGDVTVQAVVSALSYTWDSSSLTNKNSSDSTTFVFDPTNINSGTHAIKLKVEASSNYSERILKLKLIAESITSNDSDGDGIPDDKDTSNANNKIQAGEGKAIISTITDAKILLGVMGEYSGQLTLDQVKGYLAANNLTNNANNASTIGDIYDYVVEGLGATTFAEVIIELSTAIPAAAELYKYSLVNGWSGFVTNDDNTIKSKTSETCTDNSPWEIGLFTGATCLKLTIKDGGENDTDGNQVNNKGQVNGVVESTVSIVIPTPSDIGGSGDSGSGGGGCVYNPNAPARFDMGFILLMVLGAYYLLRRKRRLIR; encoded by the coding sequence ATGAACACATTTAATCGCTTTATTGTCACCCCATTTTGCCTATTAGTCTTATCAATACAAGCGCTAGCCATTGACTTCACCCAGGCCACTAAGGATACAAACTACATTATTAGTGACACGCAGGACACCATACGAGTTACATTTGATGGTTATGCACTCTCTTATTTAGACATTTCCGATACAGTATACTTTGACGAAAATAATAATATACTTATCACGAGTGTTCTTGATCAAACTGGTGTTGACGCTGCTGTTATTTCAACTATGAAATTCGAAAATTTTGAGTATACCACTGCTACGCATAAAGTTTGGGATTTGATAATTGATTATTGGACTCTTAAAAAAATGAGAGAACACGGTGGCAAGAGATTCACCCTCCAAACATATGATGGTGGTGCAGTTGCTGGTGCAAGCATCAATGGTGCACTAAGCGATGACATGCCCCAAAGAACCCTTAACCTCTGCTGGGAAGACTGTGGAGTACTCGCTATTACCTCCACCAACACACTTTCTATCAATGAAGGGGTGGGAAATACCACTCACACCCTCATCGCTAGCGATACCGCTGCTACTTTCAGCATTATCGAAAACACCAGCGGCTTTTTCAGCCTCAGCGGTACCAACAACGCAACCCTAACCTTCAACGGCACCACCACCGATTATGAAGTTACAAAATCCTACGCTGTCAAAATCAAAGCCACCACAGGAAATGGAAACGCAGAAAACGCAGAACAAATCATTACCGTCAACCTAGTTGATGTAAACGACAACGCCCCTACCGAAATTTCTCTAACAGGCGATATCTATCTATACACAGGTATTATTGAAGATAACAAAAGAAAAGTATATGACAAAGCCTCCTCCGGCACAGTTGCCACATTAACTACCGCTGATGTTGATACTAACAACACCTTTACTTACACATTGATTGATAATGAAAAAAACACTTTTAAAATTTCAGAGGATGGTACAAAATTAGAACTTAATGGGGTAGATGTTGACTATGAAACTAATATTGACAAATCACTCTCTTTTAGTATTAAAGTCAACGATGGTAATCATGAATTTATCCAAAGCTTTAAACTTGAAATTAAAGATATGGATGACAATTCCCCCTCAAATATCCTCATCAATACCACTGATATTGCCAATAACACCTCTGCTGGTATGCAAGTTGCTTATTTTTCTGCCGTAGATGTAGATACAGTTGGCACGCATATCTTTACCCTTTATGATCTTAATGACAATGATGGCGCTGACGCTGATAACAACAAATTCACCCTAAGCACAGACGGTAAATTAAGCATTAAAGAAACCGTTAATTTTGCCACTCAAGCACAATATAAACTTTCTATTTCTGTTGAGGATGGAATTGGCAGAGTAACAAGAAATTTTACTTTGAATGTTATTAAAGGACTTGCTATTACCTCGCCAGCCATTGCCACCGTAATTGAAAACACCGACAAAGTTATTACGCTTACTAGCAATAAAAGTAACACAACTTTCGCCATCACAGGCGGCACAGATCAAACCAAATTCACCCTTAACGGCACACAACTCACCTTTACAGCCACCGACTTTGAAGCCAGAGCTGATGACAACACCTATGAAGTTGAAATCACTGCCAGTAAAACAGGTGAAACCAATGCCGCTCAAACACTAATAGTTACTGTAACCGACCTCAACGATGAAACCCCCAGCAATATTGACTTCGTTGGCTCTAGTAATATCACTGAAGACACTGCCACTGGTGCCGAATTAGGCACTCTCTCTACCACCGATGCTGATACAGGGGATACCTTTACCTACACCCTAGAAAACAACAGTGCGGCTTATTTTGCCATCGATGGCAATAAACTAAAACTCGCCAAAACAGTAGACTACGAAAGCACCAAAACCCTCAATATCACAGTTAAAGTAACCGATGGCAATAATCATTCATTTAGCAAAACCTTTGACTTCGCCATTACCGATGCTAACGACATTGCCCCCAGTAACATTCAACTCAGCACCACCATTATCGCCGACAACACAACAACTGGCACCACCATTGCCACCATTACAGCCACCGACACAGATACCACAGGCGAGACTATCGTTTACACCCTCGGCGGTACTGACGCAAACAGTTTCAGCATTAATGGCAGTCAATTAAAAATGGCACAGAATGTTGTTTTTGCCACCAAATCCAATTACAGCATTAGCATTACTGCTTCTGATGGTGTGAACACTTCTGTTGCTGCGAACTTTACCCTTAGCGTAAAACAAGATTTTGCTATCACCTCATCAGCCACTGCTACTGCCATTGAAAATACCGATAAAACCATTAACCTTGTTGCCAATAGAATAGGCACAAGTTTTGCCATTACAGACGGTGCAGATAAAGCCAAATTTACCCTAAATGGCACAACACTCACCTTTGCCGCCACCGACTTTGAAGCCAGAGCCGACAACACTTATGAAGTTGAAATCACCGCTAGCAAAATAGGCGAAAATGACACCACTCAAACACTAATAGTTACTGTAACCGACCTCAACGATGAAACCCCCAGCAATATTGACTTCGCTGGCTCTAGTAATATCACTGAAAACACTGCTACTGGTGCCGAATTAGGCACTCTCTCTACCACCGATGCCGATACAGGGGATACCTTTACCTACACCCTAGAAAACAACAGTGCAGCTTATTTTGCCATCGATGGCAACAAACTAAAACTCGCCAAAACAGTAGACTACGAAAGCACCAAAACCCTCAATATCACAGTTAAAGTAACCGATGGTAATAATCATTCACTTAGCAAAACCTTTGACTTCGCCATTACCGATGCTAACGACATTGCCCCCAGTAACATTCAACTCAGCGCCACCACTATCGCCGACAGCACAACAACTGGCACTACCATTGCCATCATCACAGCCACTGACACAGATACCACAGGCGAGACTATGGTTTACACCCTCGGCGGTACTGACGCAAACAGTTTCAGCATTAATGGCAGTCAATTAAAAATGGCACAGAATGTTGTTTTTGCCACCAAATCCAATTACAGCATTAGCATTACTGCTTCTGATGGTGTGAACACTTCTGTTGCTATGAACTTTACCCTTAGCGTAAATCAAGACTTTGCCATTACCTCATCAGCCACTGCCACTGCCACCGAAGAAACCGACAAAATCATTAACCTTACCGCCAATAGAATAGGCGCAACTTTTAACATCATAGGCGGTGCAGATAAAGCCAAATTCACTCTAAATGGCGCAACACTCACCTTTGTCGCTACCGACTTTGAAGCCAGAGCCGATGACAACACTTATGAAGTGGAAATTACTGCCAGCAAAACAGGCGAAGATAACGCTATTCAAACCATCATCGTTACCCTTAACAATATATTTGAAAACACCATTGCCATTAACGACCAAGCCCTATCTGTCGACGAAAATGCATCCATAGATGACAACATCGGCACCTTAGTCACCACAGGCACAGTAACAGCTTTCACCATTAGCACTGGTAATGACGACGGCTTCTTTAAAATCAACAATACAGGGAGAATCCAAGTTGCAAGAACAGACTTGGATTACGAAACCAAACAAAGCTACACCCTCACAGTAAAAATTGAAGGCGATGATGCTAAAGATGAAACCGCCCAAATCACTATCACCATTAACAACCTACTAGAAAACACCCTTGCCATCGCTGATCAAACCCGAAGTGTTGAAGAAAGCGCAATCACTGACACCAACATCGGCGCCCCCCTCATTACTACAGGTACAATAACAACCTTCAGCATTACTGCTGGCAACGACAAAAACTTCTTTAAAATTGACAATATAGGGCAAATCCAAGTCGCAAAAACAGGCTTAGACTACGAAACCAAACAAAGTTACACTCTCACAGTCAAAATTGAAGACGCCGACGCCGAAGATAAAACCGCCCAAATCAACATCGAAATCACCGATGTTGACGACATCGCCCCCACCAACATCATCCTAACTCACAATAACATCACACTCAATGCACCCATTGGCACAATCATAGGCACCTTGTCCGCAACTGATATAGACACTGATATAGACACTAAAGATTTAACCTATAGCGTCGTCAACAATACTAATTTTGAAATTACTGGCAACCAACTAAAAGTCAAAACCACACCCAGCACAGTAGCCACACTCAACCTCAACATTACCGCCAGTGACGGTACTAACACTTCCACCCCACAAGCCTTTACCATTGCCGTAGTCGACAACAGTACACCGATAATCAAACAATTCATCGTAACTCAAGATGGTAACAATGGTCGCCTCATTAGTAAAAATGGCGGTGATGTTACTGTGCAAGCCGTCGTGAGTGCATTATCTTACACTTGGGACTCTAGTAGCCTTACTAATAAAAATAGTAGCGACAGCACAACTTTTGTTTTTGACCCCACAAATATAAATAGTGGCACCCATGCAATCAAATTAAAAGTAGAGGCCAGCAGTAACTACTCAGAAAGAATCCTGAAACTTAAATTGATTGCAGAAAGCATCACCAGTAACGACAGCGATGGTGACGGTATTCCCGATGACAAAGACACCAGTAACGCCAATAATAAAATCCAAGCAGGCGAGGGTAAAGCCATTATTAGTACAATAACAGACGCTAAAATATTGCTAGGCGTCATGGGCGAATATTCTGGACAATTAACCCTTGACCAAGTAAAGGGTTACCTGGCAGCCAACAATTTGACTAATAACGCCAACAACGCATCAACTATTGGTGATATTTATGACTATGTAGTTGAAGGTTTGGGCGCTACTACTTTCGCTGAAGTGATTATCGAACTCAGCACTGCAATCCCTGCGGCGGCAGAGTTATACAAATATTCGCTGGTAAATGGTTGGTCTGGTTTTGTGACTAATGATGACAATACAATCAAATCCAAAACAAGTGAAACTTGCACCGATAATAGTCCATGGGAAATTGGATTATTCACAGGTGCAACTTGCCTTAAACTCACCATTAAAGACGGTGGCGAAAACGACACCGATGGCAACCAAGTTAATAACAAAGGCCAAGTTAATGGCGTAGTTGAAAGTACCGTTTCAATAGTAATTCCGACTCCCAGTGACATTGGTGGCAGTGGAGATAGCGGCAGTGGTGGCGGTGGTTGTGTTTACAACCCCAATGCACCCGCTAGATTTGATATGGGCTTTATTCTGTTAATGGTATTAGGCGCTTATTATTTGCTCAGAAGAAAACGCCGACTTATTCGTTAA